Proteins from a single region of Planktothrix tepida PCC 9214:
- a CDS encoding S8 family peptidase → MGNRQINWPEESGVELAHSSGIRGSGVLVGVLDTGIDADHQEFCDQTVNYRYVPLSSFGGRDVRGFDTEGHGTHVCGIIAGKDIGIAPEAKLYVASIIESETYETTLRRIISGLDWFLEKLSELENSEQTAVLNMSLGFPSTLIHSSRYRPYLDRMRNVLLNCVEKRDVLPIVAIGNDGKGEYCYPGAFKECFSVGAVDLQGKIANFSGSGISEGTIKPDIVGYGVDIHSSLERKCEGQSIYEKMSGTSMATPYVTGIAALYLCDKPQLKAKELKAKLIETAFPLSTQPPERVGVGLARFVPQLTDRANCPKE, encoded by the coding sequence TTGGGCAACAGACAAATCAATTGGCCCGAAGAGAGTGGAGTTGAGTTAGCGCACTCATCAGGAATTCGTGGTTCTGGTGTCCTTGTGGGAGTATTAGACACGGGTATAGATGCTGACCACCAAGAGTTTTGCGATCAAACAGTAAATTACCGTTATGTTCCCTTAAGTTCTTTCGGAGGACGCGATGTGCGCGGTTTCGATACGGAAGGTCACGGGACTCATGTATGCGGTATTATCGCGGGAAAAGATATCGGGATAGCGCCTGAAGCGAAATTGTATGTTGCTTCTATAATTGAAAGCGAAACTTATGAGACGACTTTACGCAGGATAATTTCAGGTTTGGACTGGTTTCTGGAGAAATTGAGCGAGTTGGAAAATTCAGAACAGACAGCGGTATTAAATATGTCTTTGGGTTTTCCCTCAACCTTAATACACTCTTCAAGATATAGACCATACCTTGACAGAATGCGAAACGTCTTACTAAACTGTGTAGAAAAGCGTGATGTACTACCTATAGTTGCAATTGGTAATGATGGTAAAGGTGAGTATTGTTATCCTGGAGCTTTTAAAGAATGCTTTAGTGTAGGTGCAGTAGATTTACAAGGAAAGATTGCCAACTTCTCTGGCAGTGGTATCTCTGAAGGCACTATTAAACCCGATATAGTTGGTTATGGAGTAGATATCCACTCAAGTTTAGAAAGAAAATGTGAAGGTCAATCAATCTATGAAAAAATGAGTGGTACAAGTATGGCGACTCCCTATGTAACAGGAATTGCAGCGCTTTACTTATGTGACAAACCTCAATTGAAAGCAAAAGAATTGAAAGCAAAACTGATAGAAACTGCTTTCCCATTATCAACCCAACCTCCTGAGCGTGTTGGTGTGGGATTGGCTCGATTTGTTCCTCAGTTAACAGATCGAGCCAATTGTCCTAAAGAATAA
- a CDS encoding GNAT family N-acetyltransferase — METNPINQEFTGAIATLPLHQYQPNTWETERLFLRPFIDEDLIDLHRVYRNPEVMRFVVNKTKINLAETEAELKSYLDHWQQYNFGHFAIIHKELDVLIGRSGLYFNERSPYPQFGYILDKPYWGQGLGTELALANLDYGFNILNFETIAAFAMVENSASRKILSEKLKMRLLTKQFHYLQGTLAYYVIERSQYLTQQMLH; from the coding sequence ATGGAAACTAACCCTATAAATCAGGAATTCACTGGAGCGATCGCCACTTTACCTTTACATCAATACCAGCCTAACACTTGGGAAACAGAACGGCTATTTCTCCGACCTTTTATTGACGAAGATTTGATAGATCTTCATCGAGTGTATAGGAATCCCGAAGTCATGCGTTTTGTTGTCAATAAAACGAAAATAAATTTAGCAGAAACAGAGGCAGAACTAAAAAGTTATCTTGACCACTGGCAACAATATAATTTTGGTCATTTTGCGATTATTCACAAAGAATTGGATGTGTTGATTGGTCGTAGTGGACTCTATTTTAATGAACGCTCTCCCTATCCCCAATTCGGTTATATTTTAGACAAACCCTACTGGGGTCAAGGTTTGGGAACAGAGTTAGCTTTAGCTAACTTAGACTATGGCTTTAATATCCTAAATTTTGAAACAATTGCTGCCTTTGCGATGGTGGAAAATTCGGCTTCTCGGAAAATTCTATCAGAGAAATTGAAGATGCGGTTACTAACAAAGCAATTTCACTATTTACAGGGGACTTTAGCTTATTATGTTATTGAGCGATCGCAATATTTAACCCAGCAAATGTTACATTAG
- a CDS encoding helix-turn-helix domain-containing protein, translating to MEKEREYRTYFHIGTNWGVSESTICRIVADIESTLMKTGKFRISGKKH from the coding sequence TTGGAAAAGGAGCGAGAATACAGAACGTATTTTCATATTGGGACAAATTGGGGAGTGTCAGAATCAACGATTTGTCGAATTGTCGCTGACATTGAATCAACTTTAATGAAAACAGGAAAGTTTAGGATTTCGGGAAAAAAGCATTAA
- a CDS encoding element excision factor XisH family protein, translating to MYLAINQDVYNDFFTNRFIQELIAEHQLKLLIFDAVQEEISLFCQSPKSTSHKK from the coding sequence TTGTATTTGGCAATAAACCAAGATGTATATAATGACTTTTTTACCAATCGATTTATTCAAGAATTAATTGCTGAACATCAACTTAAGTTACTTATTTTTGATGCTGTTCAAGAGGAGATATCCCTCTTCTGTCAGTCTCCGAAATCAACAAGTCATAAAAAGTAG
- a CDS encoding ThiF family adenylyltransferase produces the protein MSNLLYISQQVIREIEQDIAIYPPERGGALLGPIGKPIVTRFLFDGEAITSYTSYRPSRTLNQQVKQVELSENLELKGIIHSHPNGMDRPSGQDEYELKVGLELNPHMAFYLAPIVTTLQSHQHLREHELRVGRDAKISFFSAYRQQGGSIRVEPIAVQEISAIELAQIEQNLAPVALPSSSKKILLQPHLERICQHFGSNVPPEIFITEIEGISIPVGRVILNGGLELLFLLSQSYPVTPPILWVTPMGGDTEQVELPWSLVTPPEERLVKAITSLITGHGPYQKVFRPLGKSGLTTDAKIAALAGWSGYYSEIDPKQAAIELQQGLFARSTGLLSQHISEKRVLIAGTGSVGSYLAEQLVRSGVGKSILIDPEKVETANLCRTNYEISDIGQPKVKALGRRLLNINPLVELTLEEKSLSAYEVAEFDALVREADLIVATTDDQAAQRILNRFAYFHGKPALFVGLYKGAEGGEVIFTIPKRTPCYLCATANRHQAELDLGRVSADGDYGSNGRVMGEVALVADIHHVTSVAVKMALSLLLPEDAQVKLKGFLNPAIEAGFNYLTLSMVPNYWFYPAIFGDTAGQYAYQSVWLTAQHREECPVCGGVHHRVDPRTIPLQELQAGDIRAALSRSLS, from the coding sequence ATGTCAAACTTACTGTATATTTCCCAACAAGTCATTCGTGAAATTGAACAGGATATTGCTATCTATCCTCCTGAACGTGGGGGAGCATTACTAGGGCCAATTGGAAAACCGATTGTAACGCGCTTTCTTTTTGACGGGGAAGCCATTACTAGCTATACAAGTTACCGCCCTTCTCGAACTCTAAATCAACAGGTTAAGCAGGTCGAACTCTCAGAAAATCTGGAATTGAAAGGAATTATTCACTCTCATCCCAATGGGATGGATCGGCCATCAGGACAAGATGAGTACGAGTTAAAGGTAGGTCTTGAACTCAATCCCCACATGGCTTTTTACTTAGCACCGATAGTTACTACCCTACAATCTCATCAACATCTACGAGAACATGAATTAAGGGTAGGACGAGATGCAAAAATCTCCTTCTTCAGTGCTTACCGACAACAAGGCGGTAGCATTCGAGTCGAACCGATAGCTGTTCAAGAAATCAGCGCTATCGAGTTAGCCCAAATTGAGCAAAACCTAGCACCAGTAGCACTGCCATCATCATCCAAAAAGATATTATTACAACCTCACCTAGAGCGGATTTGTCAGCACTTCGGCAGCAATGTACCACCTGAAATCTTTATCACTGAAATTGAGGGAATCTCCATCCCCGTTGGTCGTGTCATCCTCAATGGTGGCTTAGAATTGCTTTTCCTCCTTAGTCAGTCTTACCCTGTGACACCGCCTATCTTGTGGGTAACACCGATGGGGGGAGACACTGAACAGGTAGAACTGCCTTGGTCATTAGTTACACCTCCAGAAGAACGGTTGGTCAAGGCTATAACTAGCCTGATCACAGGTCATGGCCCCTACCAAAAAGTCTTCCGACCCTTGGGAAAGTCAGGTCTGACCACCGACGCCAAAATCGCCGCTTTAGCTGGCTGGAGTGGTTACTATTCAGAGATTGATCCAAAACAAGCTGCGATAGAACTGCAACAAGGTTTGTTTGCGCGGAGTACAGGACTCCTCAGCCAACATATTAGTGAGAAGCGGGTATTGATTGCGGGAACAGGTTCGGTGGGTTCATACTTGGCTGAACAGTTGGTTCGCAGTGGGGTGGGAAAGTCAATACTAATTGACCCTGAAAAGGTGGAAACAGCAAATTTGTGTCGCACGAATTATGAGATCTCGGATATTGGACAGCCGAAGGTGAAGGCGTTGGGGCGACGGTTGCTCAATATTAACCCGTTGGTGGAGTTGACCTTAGAGGAAAAGAGCTTATCAGCGTATGAGGTAGCAGAGTTTGATGCTTTGGTACGGGAAGCAGATTTAATTGTGGCGACAACCGATGACCAAGCAGCCCAGCGCATTCTCAACCGTTTTGCTTATTTTCACGGTAAACCTGCGTTGTTTGTAGGATTATATAAGGGTGCAGAAGGTGGAGAAGTCATTTTTACAATTCCCAAGCGGACTCCCTGCTACCTGTGTGCTACTGCTAACCGCCATCAAGCTGAATTAGATTTAGGACGGGTAAGTGCGGATGGAGATTATGGAAGCAATGGTCGAGTGATGGGTGAAGTGGCGCTAGTAGCGGATATCCACCACGTTACCAGCGTTGCGGTGAAGATGGCGCTGTCGTTGTTGCTGCCAGAGGATGCACAGGTGAAGCTGAAGGGATTTTTGAATCCAGCAATTGAGGCGGGGTTTAATTATCTGACGCTTTCAATGGTTCCAAATTACTGGTTTTATCCTGCGATTTTTGGGGATACGGCGGGACAGTATGCTTATCAAAGTGTGTGGTTGACCGCGCAGCATCGGGAAGAGTGTCCGGTGTGCGGTGGTGTTCATCATCGGGTTGATCCGCGCACAATACCATTGCAGGAGTTACAGGCAGGTGATATTCGCGCTGCTTTAAGTCGCTCTCTCTCTTAA
- a CDS encoding FHA domain-containing protein — MLKCPVCSSDITTEEEMCLNCGYELKPQPLIIDAPPPVSPVPIPALVELSTVETTSIIPEPLEFSPNDKIPITSANIILKRGGTKTTQMFSIEGERVIIGRFDPDSGPVDIDLGCLPESEAEYISRHHAEIRQDGSGEYFIKDLSAKNGTFFRASGQSKFQRVIDEQVIHDGDEIALGNVQFEFRVG, encoded by the coding sequence ATGCTTAAGTGTCCTGTATGCAGTTCAGATATTACAACAGAAGAAGAAATGTGTCTCAATTGTGGTTATGAGCTAAAACCCCAGCCACTTATAATCGATGCACCACCTCCAGTTTCTCCGGTTCCTATCCCTGCCCTCGTTGAATTATCAACCGTGGAAACAACTTCTATTATACCTGAGCCACTTGAATTCTCTCCTAACGACAAGATTCCTATAACAAGTGCGAACATCATTCTAAAACGTGGTGGGACTAAAACTACACAAATGTTTTCAATTGAAGGAGAAAGAGTAATTATTGGCCGTTTCGACCCTGATAGTGGCCCTGTTGATATAGATTTAGGCTGCCTACCGGAATCTGAAGCTGAATATATTTCGCGCCACCATGCCGAAATTCGACAGGACGGGTCAGGAGAATACTTTATTAAAGATTTGAGTGCTAAAAACGGCACGTTTTTCCGTGCAAGTGGGCAATCCAAGTTTCAGCGCGTCATTGATGAACAGGTAATTCATGATGGAGACGAGATTGCACTAGGGAATGTCCAATTTGAGTTTCGTGTTGGATAG
- a CDS encoding protein phosphatase 2C domain-containing protein → MCNLVFSNEQELPLVLDDQAERTSDSAQGIPTELEELIEPLSMSPLPKPLVADAVVTAPCEQSFRIVMLQRTESQVNLYEAVNQDEQTVLLRETLSETEAAARSHHEAEVLRGLDCAMFPQLMGCFESDHRTFVVTESLPLDSTLADVLASVEPQLPEILSILAQVTFALSHLHANGWVNLGLRPSHILIQPIKILDCSYATRIGEMPTRNFSHAGYSPPELSMEVPVDARDDIYAVGAMLYQAVTGQKIPETGLEFSFLPPIAGARQIISRCLGSRESRYAQMEHLHKDLLRLKNQLEPKVSYSLATTTSIGLEPSRTTNQDTYGYLSGQLVSEIEDQAWAIITIADGMGGMAAGEVASAVAVKAVLAEAATTFASARQMTADEQTEQVKQWVSTANQRVCAAMEKHQARGGCTLLCACLVNRCLTIAHVGDCRLYLLRQNEVRLLTRDHSLAQAQVLQNQIQMEEVRRHPDRNQLTRSLGDRQPLPDYYIDTLEQTTDQTVMELRSGDVLLLCSDGLWEPVLEADMLQAVCNLTPDLKSTANELLKIALQRGAPDNATVILLRLDEITVPKEG, encoded by the coding sequence GTGTGTAATTTAGTTTTCTCGAACGAACAAGAATTGCCCTTAGTGCTAGATGATCAAGCTGAACGGACTTCTGACTCGGCACAAGGCATACCAACAGAGTTAGAAGAACTGATTGAACCTCTCTCAATGTCGCCTCTGCCAAAACCTTTAGTCGCTGATGCTGTGGTAACAGCACCTTGTGAGCAGTCATTTCGTATTGTTATGTTACAGCGTACCGAGTCCCAAGTGAACCTTTACGAAGCTGTTAATCAAGACGAGCAAACTGTTTTGCTACGGGAAACGTTGAGTGAAACAGAAGCAGCAGCGCGATCGCACCACGAAGCAGAAGTTTTAAGGGGTTTGGACTGTGCCATGTTTCCTCAGCTTATGGGTTGCTTTGAAAGTGATCACAGAACCTTTGTTGTTACTGAATCTTTACCCCTAGATTCTACCCTCGCTGACGTTCTAGCAAGTGTAGAACCACAGCTGCCTGAAATTCTTTCCATACTGGCTCAAGTCACTTTTGCCCTCAGTCACCTGCACGCAAACGGTTGGGTAAACTTAGGTCTGCGACCCAGCCACATACTCATCCAACCCATAAAAATCCTTGATTGCTCTTACGCTACTCGCATCGGCGAGATGCCAACTCGTAATTTCTCCCACGCTGGTTACTCTCCACCCGAACTCAGTATGGAAGTGCCAGTCGATGCACGAGATGATATTTATGCAGTGGGAGCAATGCTCTACCAAGCAGTGACTGGGCAAAAAATTCCTGAAACAGGCTTAGAGTTCAGCTTCCTACCACCTATTGCTGGCGCACGACAGATTATTTCCCGTTGTCTCGGTAGCCGAGAATCGCGTTACGCACAGATGGAACATTTGCATAAAGATTTACTGCGTTTGAAGAACCAGCTCGAGCCAAAAGTTAGTTATTCCTTAGCCACTACAACTTCTATTGGGTTAGAACCAAGTCGCACCACTAATCAAGATACCTATGGGTATCTGAGTGGGCAACTGGTATCTGAGATAGAGGATCAAGCTTGGGCGATCATAACTATTGCTGATGGCATGGGAGGTATGGCAGCAGGAGAGGTTGCAAGTGCGGTAGCCGTTAAAGCGGTGTTAGCAGAAGCTGCTACAACATTTGCTTCCGCTCGTCAGATGACTGCTGACGAACAAACGGAACAGGTCAAACAGTGGGTTAGTACGGCCAATCAACGAGTCTGTGCAGCGATGGAAAAACACCAAGCACGCGGAGGTTGCACGCTACTTTGTGCTTGTTTAGTAAATCGATGCTTAACGATTGCTCATGTGGGGGACTGTCGTCTCTACTTGCTCCGGCAAAACGAAGTTAGGCTGCTTACCCGTGATCATTCCCTAGCGCAAGCGCAAGTCTTACAAAATCAAATTCAGATGGAGGAAGTGCGTCGCCATCCAGATCGCAACCAACTCACCCGTTCCTTGGGCGATCGCCAGCCCCTACCCGATTACTATATCGATACTCTCGAACAAACCACGGATCAAACGGTCATGGAGTTGCGCTCAGGAGATGTATTGCTGCTGTGCAGCGATGGCTTGTGGGAACCCGTGTTGGAAGCAGATATGCTCCAAGCAGTATGCAATCTTACACCAGACTTAAAATCTACCGCTAATGAGTTACTGAAAATTGCTTTGCAGCGGGGTGCGCCAGATAACGCCACCGTTATTTTGTTGCGTCTTGACGAAATTACTGTACCAAAGGAAGGATGA
- a CDS encoding vWA domain-containing protein yields MLNVLVKSHRTSLKANATEVQKLFVMLKLIPKTEVAKARPPLVLALVMDTSSSMQLFADQQKAENEISRRGLQRQQQTTSDGKYEVVDLSLPSKLEQAIASAHALIDDSRLLPEDKVTVIHFDDDAKAILPLTRLSSKQAAHTAIDSLRQYSGATHMGKGLDCAKQQLCDLPGQVAKRVLLLTDGQTFDESECRAVAPQFTEANTPIIAIGLGDEYNEELLLELAQVTQGRPYHLQKIEELGQILNEEVGTSVREVVTNLQATVSTVKGVTLDTITRVYPSLSDVNLTDSQHRLGNIIAGDYTVFILEFTVSGVGRPPSRVRIAQLGLVGDAPGLGRREEFPPQDLFVEFTTDERAIAEVDPEVQGYLQQKNVDRMVQDAVRSAKEDPNRARQTLQVAVNMTKRLGNSAVTKMLENTLDELNKTGTISPNTAKTIRAGGRTKTIKTQGAKQMESVPSQDEIRRLTGA; encoded by the coding sequence ATGCTGAATGTCCTTGTTAAATCCCACCGTACCAGCCTCAAAGCTAATGCGACTGAGGTGCAAAAACTCTTCGTGATGCTCAAGCTAATCCCAAAAACCGAGGTAGCTAAAGCACGGCCCCCATTAGTTTTAGCTTTAGTGATGGACACCAGTAGCTCAATGCAGTTGTTTGCTGACCAGCAGAAAGCCGAGAATGAAATCAGTAGGAGAGGGCTACAACGGCAACAGCAAACGACTAGCGACGGAAAGTATGAAGTTGTTGACTTATCTCTGCCTAGCAAACTTGAACAGGCGATCGCATCTGCACACGCTCTGATTGACGACTCCCGGCTCCTACCCGAAGACAAGGTGACAGTCATTCATTTTGACGATGATGCCAAGGCGATCTTACCTCTGACACGCTTATCAAGTAAGCAAGCAGCGCATACAGCTATTGATTCTCTACGGCAATACTCAGGCGCAACTCACATGGGTAAGGGATTGGACTGTGCTAAACAGCAGTTATGCGATCTTCCAGGACAGGTTGCCAAGCGAGTGTTGTTGCTGACTGATGGGCAAACGTTTGATGAGTCAGAGTGTCGAGCAGTCGCACCCCAATTTACTGAGGCTAACACACCTATCATTGCGATCGGACTGGGTGATGAGTATAACGAAGAACTATTGCTGGAGTTAGCGCAAGTTACTCAAGGACGACCTTATCACCTACAAAAGATAGAGGAACTGGGGCAGATTCTCAATGAAGAAGTGGGGACTTCAGTACGAGAAGTGGTGACGAATCTGCAAGCTACAGTCTCTACCGTTAAAGGAGTGACTTTGGATACCATCACGCGGGTTTACCCCAGTCTCAGTGATGTAAATCTAACGGATTCGCAGCATCGGCTCGGCAACATTATTGCGGGAGATTACACGGTCTTTATTTTAGAATTCACGGTATCGGGAGTAGGACGACCACCAAGCCGAGTCCGAATTGCCCAATTAGGATTAGTAGGCGATGCACCTGGCTTAGGACGACGTGAAGAGTTTCCACCACAAGACTTATTTGTGGAATTTACCACAGATGAGAGAGCCATCGCCGAAGTAGATCCCGAAGTGCAGGGCTACCTACAGCAAAAAAACGTAGATCGCATGGTTCAGGATGCTGTGCGAAGTGCCAAAGAAGATCCTAATCGAGCGCGACAGACGTTGCAAGTAGCAGTGAACATGACTAAACGATTGGGTAATTCTGCTGTGACTAAGATGCTGGAAAACACTTTGGACGAATTGAATAAAACCGGAACAATTTCTCCTAATACGGCTAAAACAATTCGTGCAGGGGGTAGAACAAAGACTATTAAAACTCAGGGGGCGAAACAAATGGAGAGTGTGCCTTCGCAAGATGAAATTCGGCGATTGACAGGCGCATAA
- a CDS encoding serine/threonine-protein kinase, whose translation MFERFNEKAIKAIILAQEEARRLGHNFVGTEQILLGLVAEGTDIAAKALKSMGVNLKNTRLEVEKIIGRGSGFVTSEIPFTPRAKRILEFSLEESRQLGHNYIGTEHLLLGLIREEEGVAVRVLENLKVNFSRIRKQVLLILNRSETPDTFNKPTEGRVFEHFTEKSIKAFMLAQEESRRMGHNFVGTEQILLGLIAEATGIAAKVLRDKGIKLKNVRIEVEKIIGRGSGFVAIEIPFTPRAKRVLKLSLEEAQQLQCFSIDTEHLLLGLLQEGEGVGARVLENLGLNLSKLRTQIIGTLGKTFQASDSSISSVALTSESYKKVDVPCPVCHFQNSASATSCASCGSPLTRNSTTLDALPPGSKLLAGAYTVGKVLGQGGFGITYLGSDTQLKSLVAIKEFFPQNCRRQGSTLTFAGTWTQVTFLDAKQRFLEEGRTLRQFSHPGIVRVFHAFEENNTVYLVMEYLRGKNLAALLEEGNERMSELEAVGCIQKICKALEVVHQANFLHRDIKPENIIVTEDRRIVLIDFGAAKQYISGKTQKHSTVMTPGYAPLEQYAQQAKRGTYTDIYALGATLYHLLTGEMPVSATDRAVGVELRSPEQLNPNVSQQVAQAVMQAMAMKISDRPQSVGEFLSLFSSEIDDVSNSLEQLDNLFRNLVSQYHPFAEYLGFKKSEEGFTVSYRGTGDVQYIQINKEGNIIDDTTMGTIRSLRMFVIGAALLGGVNQLWNNWE comes from the coding sequence ATGTTTGAGAGGTTCAATGAAAAAGCTATTAAAGCTATCATCTTAGCCCAAGAAGAGGCTCGTCGCTTGGGACATAATTTTGTTGGTACGGAACAAATTCTATTGGGGTTAGTAGCAGAAGGAACTGATATAGCTGCCAAAGCATTAAAATCTATGGGTGTAAATCTTAAAAATACCCGCTTAGAAGTAGAAAAAATTATTGGTAGGGGGTCAGGGTTTGTAACTTCAGAGATTCCTTTTACTCCTAGAGCTAAGAGAATTCTGGAATTTTCCTTGGAAGAGTCTCGCCAATTAGGACACAATTATATTGGGACAGAGCATCTTTTATTAGGATTAATTCGGGAAGAGGAAGGCGTAGCGGTTAGGGTACTGGAAAATTTGAAAGTTAATTTTTCAAGGATTCGCAAGCAAGTTCTCCTCATCTTAAATAGATCTGAAACTCCTGATACTTTTAATAAGCCCACTGAAGGAAGAGTATTTGAACATTTTACCGAAAAATCTATCAAAGCCTTTATGCTAGCCCAAGAAGAATCCCGCCGTATGGGGCATAACTTTGTTGGCACAGAACAAATTCTATTGGGTTTAATTGCTGAGGCGACTGGTATTGCAGCTAAAGTTCTTAGAGACAAGGGGATTAAGTTAAAAAATGTCCGCATTGAAGTTGAAAAAATTATTGGTCGAGGTTCAGGCTTTGTAGCAATAGAAATTCCTTTTACCCCACGAGCTAAACGAGTGTTAAAGTTATCGTTAGAAGAAGCGCAACAACTACAATGCTTCTCTATTGATACGGAACATCTCTTATTAGGACTGCTTCAAGAAGGTGAGGGTGTAGGGGCTAGGGTGTTAGAAAACTTGGGGTTAAATCTCTCAAAATTACGCACTCAAATTATTGGCACATTAGGTAAAACATTTCAAGCTTCTGATAGCAGTATCTCCTCTGTAGCTTTAACATCTGAATCCTATAAAAAAGTAGATGTTCCATGTCCTGTTTGTCATTTTCAAAATTCAGCGAGCGCAACTTCCTGTGCCTCTTGCGGTAGTCCTTTAACCAGGAACAGTACAACACTTGATGCTCTGCCCCCTGGCTCAAAACTTTTGGCAGGAGCCTATACAGTTGGTAAGGTGTTAGGACAGGGAGGTTTTGGTATCACCTACTTAGGTAGCGATACACAGTTAAAAAGTCTAGTTGCGATTAAAGAGTTTTTCCCTCAAAACTGTCGTCGGCAAGGTAGTACACTAACTTTTGCAGGTACCTGGACGCAAGTTACTTTCCTTGATGCTAAACAGAGGTTTTTAGAGGAAGGAAGAACTTTAAGGCAATTTAGCCATCCTGGAATTGTGCGGGTATTTCATGCTTTTGAAGAAAACAATACTGTCTATTTAGTAATGGAGTATCTACGTGGGAAGAATCTAGCAGCTTTACTAGAGGAAGGTAACGAAAGAATGAGTGAACTTGAAGCCGTTGGTTGCATTCAGAAAATCTGCAAAGCTCTAGAAGTTGTTCATCAAGCTAACTTTCTGCATCGAGATATTAAACCAGAAAACATAATCGTAACGGAAGACAGGCGGATCGTTTTAATCGATTTTGGTGCAGCCAAACAGTACATATCAGGAAAAACGCAGAAGCATTCAACAGTTATGACACCTGGGTATGCACCTTTAGAGCAATACGCACAGCAGGCGAAACGCGGAACTTACACTGATATTTATGCTTTGGGAGCGACTTTATATCATTTGCTTACTGGTGAAATGCCAGTATCAGCGACAGATAGAGCAGTAGGAGTAGAGTTGCGATCGCCGGAGCAACTAAATCCTAATGTTAGTCAACAAGTTGCACAAGCAGTCATGCAAGCGATGGCAATGAAAATCAGTGATCGCCCTCAATCTGTCGGTGAGTTTCTTAGCCTATTTTCTTCTGAGATTGATGATGTTTCTAATAGCTTAGAACAGTTGGATAACTTATTCCGTAATCTAGTTAGCCAGTATCATCCATTTGCCGAATATCTTGGGTTTAAAAAATCTGAAGAGGGATTCACCGTTAGCTATCGGGGGACAGGTGATGTGCAATATATACAGATCAACAAAGAAGGGAATATCATTGATGACACAACTATGGGTACAATCCGGTCTTTACGGATGTTTGTTATAGGTGCTGCACTATTAGGAGGGGTTAATCAACTTTGGAATAATTGGGAATGA